The genomic stretch ATTTAAAGGggcatattttctataaatttttgttactatatagataaaaataattttataaaaaaatttaattgaaaCTATACTTATTGGACATtcttatttatgatattttgaaggcataattcaaatactgaaaatttctttaaaatgatattcattcgaacataaatagtggtattttatttatggaattaaTATTCTACAAGAATCAATGTCACAATAGATTAGAAAGCCTactataatatttgtttgttgAAGAATGATTGTTATatgacaaatataaattatttagtgggcatttttacttatgatattttgaaagcattttacttatgatattttgaaggcataattcaaatactgaaaatttctttaaagtGATATTCATTCGAACATAACTAGTggtattttatttatggaattattattctacaagaatcaatgtcaaaatagattagattgcctactataatatttgtttgttaaaaaatgattgttatatgaaaaataattatttagtatGCATTTTAGGATATAAGAAATATCGATCATCACATATAAAGAAGTTTTAaaggtaaaaataattattagtagtataatatgttatttaagagattacctaaattgattttgttatcgATCAAAACTGTTATAaaaattgattatatttatttaatgaatgcTTTTACATggaaaaatgcaaaaaatatattttaatgttttagatttactgttttagttcaaaattttaaattacttttatattaatttttttataatttcaaatacaaaatattaaaatgcataGTTTTAAAATTGGATTAGAGCATTGTTAAACGTTAGACCGGCACTGACTATATCACCAATAATCACCACATGAACAACTTCCGTCTTTGAAATGATGAAACTGCCTTGCATCTCTCAGTAGAATTTCTCTTTGGCTGATCTTACTAACATACTTCATCAAAGAATGACAGTCTCCGCAGATTCTAAGGTTCTTAACGATCCTTATCACAGTTCCAGGAGCAGTTCTAAGAATCCCAAGCGCAAGAGCCAGTTTTTCACTATGGATTCCCGTAACattctccttctcttcttcttcaatgtcaTGAATCGACCAATCAGCTCCCGGAATGTATCCTCTCTCAACAGCAAGCGACATGATCTCCTCAAGCTTCAAACGTAGCTCTTGTACGTGCTTATGAGAATCATCACCAGCTAGAAATTTGTTCAGTTGACCGTCTAGTTCGATGTAACTCCATCCCTTCCATCTCTCTTTGACTATCTTCTGCAACGGTAACCTTCTTTTCTCCACATCTTGAAGCTTCCCTTTGGCTGCTGCATACCTTTTgtctaagaaaatataactaCCCCGAAGCTCAGGATCAATCTCCAAAATATTTTGCGAGACCATCTCTCCCTTTCTGTTACTGTTGTGCGCCTTGCAAGCGCGATAGAGTGCACCCCATGTTGTGAGATCAGGCTTTATCGGCATACTTTCTATGAGCTCATGTGCTTCGTTCAACTTCCCTGCTCTACCTAACAGATCAACGACTACCACATAATGCTTCAGCGTGGGCTCAATCGCATAGTCAAGCCTCATGCTGTCGAAGAAATTAATTCCCAAGTCTACTTCTCCTGAGTTCAAACATGCAGTTAGAACCGCAAGAAACACAACCTCGTCTGGCTTCTCCCCTGAATACATCATTTGTCTGAAACAAAGGATAGCCTGTTGGAACCGTCCATGGACCGCCCAACCTTGTATCATAGCCGTCCACGAAAGAATATCCTTAACCCCCATATTAGTGAACACATTAGCCGCACAGTCAACTTCCCCACATTTTGCGTACATATCTACCAGAGCTGTCCCTATAGCTCTATCCAATTTAAACCCATTGTCCAAAACATATCCATGAACTCGTATTCCTGATTCAAGAGCACCAGATTTTGAACACGCAGAGAGCACAGCAGCAACCGTGTACTCATTAGGCTTCATACCCTTCTCCACCATATCAAAATAAATCGAAATAGCAGTTTCGTAGTCTCCATTTTGAGAAAACCCATTAACTAACGTCGTCCAAGAAACCACATTCTTCTCAGGAATCAACTCAAAACACTGCTTTGCTCTGTCCAACTCTCCGCTATCGACATAGCCCTTTATCAAAGTACTCCAAGATCCTGAATTTCTCTCCGGCATGGACCCAAAAAGCGTTGTAGCCATCTGCATATCCTTGGCTCGACAATACCCATTAATCAAAACATTCCTCAGCAAAACACCCTCCTTTTTGAGTCTCTCAGGACTTTCGTCGAACACTTGGAACGCATACTTTAACCCTTTGGTCTTAGCGTACATATCAACCAAAGATACTCTGACAAACGAATCACAATCCAAGCAATCCTTCACCGTCGCGGCGTGAAGAGCCCTCCCTAACCATCTAAACCCTAATTTCGAATTAGACTTGAGCACAAACGGGAAAGTCAACCGATCAGGTCTCACACCAAGCCTTAGCATGAGAATGAAATGACGAACTGAACACTCGAAACGTGCGTTCTCCGTCAAACCACGGATCAAAGCGTTGAAAACGAACAGAGTCTTCTCTTTGGAGTATCTGAATATCGAGAGGCTGTAATCAGGGGActtgagaagagaagagcaagaGACCAGCTGTGAAGCAACGCGGCTAGTGAGAAGACTGCGACGGAGGATCTGAGCGTAGACGCGGCGGAGAGTTGCGGTGTCTTTGCAGGAGTGAATCAGAGATATGAAGTGAAACTCGTCCGGTGAGGATCGAAGATTGGTCGGAAAAGATATCTTGGCGGGAGTAGGCTTCGGTTTAAACAGAACATAAAGTGAACTCATTGTTCCCTCAGAGAAACAACATTCAGACCAGATCTcgcataatatatattatatataggcAAAATGTCTAAACCGGATTAAAAACCGTTTCAAACCGGAGTATTTTTTTGATTTCTCAAGGCATTTGGTTTTGGTATCTTAAACATAATTAAGtacaaaagagaaagaaaagaagaagacaatgcAGCAGCAATTTAAAGAACTCCGAAGAAAGGGTTGTTGATGGCTGAATTGAGCTCTGTTCCAGCTGAGTTGATAATGGCTGAATCTATCTTGTCCCTTGGTAAGAACAAGAACTCTCCTCCTTCCATTTTCTCAAACCCACATAGCTCCATGAACTCTATTCCTCCTCTCAGTGAACCAACCCTATCCTATTTCATCCCAAGAAACATGATTTGTAAGAAACTGGACTATCATTACATATAGATCGTTCAAAACTAGATGCGTATTTTTATGAAGATTGTTTATTACCTGAAATGTTTGGTTGGTGAGCCTAATTTTCCGGAATTTCTCTTCATCTGGATTCTTAGCGACATTTCCCATGTAAGTCAGCAGAGTCTGGAACGCTCTCTTTACTTTAGCATCATCCTCCTGAACCAACCAACAAAACATTACggttttagttaaagttttacTTGATCCTCCCACCTAAATTTCAATTGAAACACTTCTACAAGACACAGGTTTCGAGGCCAATAAATTAATGTGTCGATTGATATAAATACTGAATGCATTTACCTTGTGGGCTTGCTTAAGCGACCTCAAGCATTCTCTCATTTGTTCAGTCTTAGTGGCGGGTCTAATAGGCAATGAACtctgcaaaaagaaaataaagtctCTCAAAGCACATAGTAGGAGAAGGATGAATATAACTTTGCTTTCTGCAAAAGTTTTTACCTTCTTCTCCTCCACAACTGGCATTGAGGGTTTTGCAGCTGCGGGATCTTCAGCAGGCAGTCCTAGTTTTCGCCTTCTTTCAGCCTGTTATAACGTAACTATGAGTCTTCAAGGTTTGTGTTGAGGAACAAATATGTACTGCAAAAGGCATGTAA from Raphanus sativus cultivar WK10039 unplaced genomic scaffold, ASM80110v3 Scaffold1018, whole genome shotgun sequence encodes the following:
- the LOC130503567 gene encoding pentatricopeptide repeat-containing protein At1g04840-like — its product is MSSLYVLFKPKPTPAKISFPTNLRSSPDEFHFISLIHSCKDTATLRRVYAQILRRSLLTSRVASQLVSCSSLLKSPDYSLSIFRYSKEKTLFVFNALIRGLTENARFECSVRHFILMLRLGVRPDRLTFPFVLKSNSKLGFRWLGRALHAATVKDCLDCDSFVRVSLVDMYAKTKGLKYAFQVFDESPERLKKEGVLLRNVLINGYCRAKDMQMATTLFGSMPERNSGSWSTLIKGYVDSGELDRAKQCFELIPEKNVVSWTTLVNGFSQNGDYETAISIYFDMVEKGMKPNEYTVAAVLSACSKSGALESGIRVHGYVLDNGFKLDRAIGTALVDMYAKCGEVDCAANVFTNMGVKDILSWTAMIQGWAVHGRFQQAILCFRQMMYSGEKPDEVVFLAVLTACLNSGEVDLGINFFDSMRLDYAIEPTLKHYVVVVDLLGRAGKLNEAHELIESMPIKPDLTTWGALYRACKAHNSNRKGEMVSQNILEIDPELRGSYIFLDKRYAAAKGKLQDVEKRRLPLQKIVKERWKGWSYIELDGQLNKFLAGDDSHKHVQELRLKLEEIMSLAVERGYIPGADWSIHDIEEEEKENVTGIHSEKLALALGILRTAPGTVIRIVKNLRICGDCHSLMKYVSKISQREILLRDARQFHHFKDGSCSCGDYW